A stretch of the Sneathiella limimaris genome encodes the following:
- a CDS encoding YeiH family protein — protein sequence MPAESSSKFFRLISVIQELFPGVLVCLTIAMAATFLSDHYGGPVMLFALLLGMAFHFLSEEGPCKKGIEFASKTVLRVGVALLGVRITFGQIADLGEVTILGVIVAIFATIFFGWVFAQVFKLKPSQGLLSGGAVAICGASAALALSAVMPKNKHSENNTIVTVVAVTTLSTIAMVLYPLITQQAGFGAIDSGVFLGGTIHDVAQVVGAGYSISDETGDISTVVKLLRVTMLVPVVLIFSFIFSARNKAKEEGQKASLLPPAFLVGFIVFVILNSFNLMPELAVDHLTDLSRVCLVTAIAGLGMKTSLQELFKVGWPIVGLVVSETIFIALFIYGLVAFI from the coding sequence ATGCCAGCAGAGAGCTCATCCAAATTTTTTAGACTAATAAGTGTGATCCAGGAACTCTTTCCGGGCGTTCTTGTGTGCCTGACTATAGCAATGGCAGCCACTTTCCTCAGTGATCATTACGGTGGGCCGGTTATGCTATTTGCCCTTCTCCTAGGGATGGCTTTTCATTTTTTGTCTGAGGAAGGGCCCTGTAAAAAGGGGATTGAGTTTGCCTCCAAAACAGTCCTTCGGGTCGGGGTCGCCTTGCTAGGAGTTCGAATTACATTCGGGCAAATTGCGGATCTCGGGGAAGTCACCATTTTGGGTGTCATTGTTGCGATTTTTGCGACAATATTTTTTGGATGGGTTTTCGCGCAGGTGTTTAAGTTGAAACCCTCCCAAGGACTGCTTTCAGGAGGCGCCGTGGCAATTTGTGGTGCTTCGGCTGCGCTCGCTCTTTCTGCCGTTATGCCTAAAAATAAACACTCCGAAAACAACACTATTGTTACCGTTGTTGCAGTAACAACATTGAGCACGATCGCAATGGTGCTCTATCCGTTGATTACTCAGCAGGCCGGTTTTGGAGCAATTGACTCAGGCGTGTTTCTCGGCGGGACAATACATGATGTCGCTCAGGTTGTGGGCGCCGGATATAGTATTTCAGATGAAACTGGTGACATTAGTACTGTTGTTAAGTTGCTGAGAGTGACAATGCTGGTACCTGTTGTCCTGATTTTCAGCTTTATTTTCAGTGCAAGAAACAAAGCAAAAGAGGAGGGGCAAAAAGCGAGCTTACTTCCTCCTGCTTTTTTGGTTGGCTTTATTGTCTTTGTTATCTTGAACAGCTTTAATTTGATGCCCGAACTGGCTGTAGATCACCTTACGGACCTATCGCGGGTTTGTCTCGTGACAGCAATTGCAGGCCTTGGAATGAAAACGTCTTTACAGGAATTGTTCAAGGTTGGTTGGCCGATTGTTGGTTTAGTCGTTTCAGAAACGATTTTTATTGCTTTGTTCATCTACGGTCTGGTTGCCTTTATCTAG
- a CDS encoding PAS domain S-box protein: MTVARRLILWIVCFSVIITLASTVIQLYIDYRSELGVIDERLNEIEENQLNNLTYNIWVLDDEQIQVFLTGLVNSPYIEYVSITEDNDVRWVQGAIKSERTVEREVNLTLTNDGQSFNLGSIRIVAGLNPVFANIKSRAFIILASNAVVISLIAGFFLFVFQYQISRHLLTLSNFARNVKLESQQPSLSLSRTRNPDRPDELDDVVSALNLMRQNIETSYLALRESEQYNRMLFDQSPIGLALTKQDGTFVDANPAFRKIVGYEGQELTGLSIWNITPESEIEAERERFNAATSGATTSLIEREVVSQSGKKVPVQFAYHSLERAGQIFTGISMQDISDRKASEIALAKSEEQLRQSEKMRAVGELTGGVAHDFNNLLAIVLGNAELLEEKLKPEGEEMSHLKVLISAALRGAELTQQLLAFSRKQMLTPKTTNLTELVDKMAGMLARVLGESIKVNTRFQSEIWPCNVDQGQLENAIINLAINARDAINSANVPEGVLTIEIANTTVDEEAARHNEDVIAGDYVMLSISDNGSGIPEEILDRIFEPFFTTKQVGEGTGLGLSMIYGFVKQSGGHVLVYSEVNVGTTVKLFLPKALEESAGVDEDMTQQQFKTGSETILVLEDDPDVRELTVLQLKSLGYNVLQAHDGASALDVLDKNDDIDLLLSDVVLPGGLRGPEVAIKARESKPELNVLFMSGYTQNALEAHTELGDSALLINKPFRKKDLADKIREAIEK; the protein is encoded by the coding sequence ATGACTGTAGCCAGACGGCTGATCCTGTGGATAGTATGTTTCAGTGTTATTATCACACTCGCAAGTACAGTAATTCAGTTGTACATAGACTACCGGTCTGAACTCGGTGTTATTGATGAACGTCTTAATGAAATAGAAGAAAACCAGCTTAATAACCTCACATATAATATTTGGGTTCTGGATGACGAACAGATTCAGGTTTTCCTAACAGGCTTGGTAAATTCGCCCTACATCGAATACGTTTCGATTACAGAGGATAATGATGTTAGATGGGTTCAGGGCGCGATCAAATCTGAAAGAACAGTCGAACGTGAGGTTAATCTCACTCTAACGAATGATGGTCAAAGCTTTAACCTAGGCTCAATCCGCATCGTCGCAGGACTTAATCCAGTATTCGCGAATATCAAATCAAGAGCCTTTATCATTCTTGCAAGCAATGCAGTTGTGATCTCTTTGATCGCTGGTTTCTTTCTATTTGTTTTTCAGTATCAAATCTCGCGGCATCTTCTGACACTCTCTAACTTTGCTCGCAACGTCAAACTTGAAAGCCAGCAGCCATCTCTATCGCTATCGCGAACGCGCAATCCGGACAGACCAGATGAACTCGACGATGTGGTCTCAGCGCTTAATCTAATGCGACAAAACATTGAGACGTCCTATCTCGCTCTTAGAGAGAGTGAACAATATAACCGCATGTTATTTGATCAGTCTCCGATCGGACTTGCATTAACTAAACAAGATGGAACTTTTGTGGATGCGAATCCAGCATTCAGAAAAATTGTTGGTTACGAGGGTCAGGAGCTAACCGGTCTATCTATCTGGAACATAACACCAGAAAGTGAGATAGAGGCTGAAAGAGAACGTTTTAATGCGGCAACAAGCGGCGCAACCACCAGCTTGATTGAGCGTGAGGTAGTCAGCCAATCCGGAAAGAAGGTACCTGTTCAATTTGCTTACCATAGTCTGGAAAGAGCGGGTCAAATTTTTACGGGCATCAGCATGCAGGATATTTCTGATCGTAAAGCGTCAGAAATTGCTCTTGCAAAAAGTGAGGAACAACTCAGACAGTCTGAGAAGATGCGTGCAGTTGGTGAATTGACTGGCGGTGTCGCGCATGACTTCAACAACCTGCTTGCTATTGTTCTTGGGAACGCAGAACTGCTCGAAGAAAAATTAAAGCCTGAAGGTGAAGAAATGAGTCACTTGAAGGTGCTTATTTCTGCGGCATTACGCGGGGCCGAGCTGACGCAGCAACTCCTTGCATTCTCTCGCAAGCAAATGTTGACACCCAAAACGACCAATCTGACGGAACTGGTCGATAAAATGGCAGGTATGCTAGCCCGCGTTCTTGGTGAGAGCATCAAAGTCAACACCCGCTTCCAAAGCGAGATTTGGCCTTGCAACGTGGACCAAGGGCAACTTGAAAATGCAATTATCAACTTGGCGATCAATGCTCGGGATGCAATCAACTCGGCAAATGTACCAGAAGGCGTTCTGACAATTGAGATTGCCAATACGACTGTAGATGAAGAGGCCGCGCGTCATAATGAGGATGTTATCGCGGGCGACTATGTCATGCTCTCCATCTCAGACAATGGATCCGGCATCCCGGAAGAAATTCTTGACCGAATTTTCGAGCCATTCTTCACAACTAAACAAGTTGGCGAAGGAACGGGACTTGGGTTAAGCATGATCTATGGATTTGTAAAGCAATCCGGCGGACATGTGTTAGTATATAGTGAAGTAAATGTAGGTACGACAGTAAAACTATTCTTGCCAAAGGCACTGGAAGAAAGCGCAGGAGTTGATGAAGACATGACTCAACAACAATTTAAGACAGGATCAGAAACCATACTTGTCTTGGAGGATGATCCAGATGTGCGTGAGCTTACAGTGCTGCAACTCAAAAGTTTAGGATATAACGTACTGCAGGCTCATGATGGTGCCTCAGCACTCGATGTCCTTGACAAAAATGATGACATTGATTTGCTGCTGTCTGATGTTGTTCTTCCCGGGGGGTTAAGAGGACCGGAAGTCGCTATCAAAGCAAGAGAGAGTAAACCTGAACTAAATGTGCTTTTCATGTCAGGTTATACCCAGAATGCACTGGAGGCCCATACAGAGCTTGGAGATAGTGCGCTCTTAATCAACAAACCATTTCGGAAAAAAGATCTGGCTGACAAGATCCGAGAAGCGATCGAGAAATAA
- a CDS encoding glutathione S-transferase family protein, giving the protein MADKHYLIYGSEYSPFSVKVRSYFRFKNIPHEWRVRTRDNFQEFQELAKLPLIPLVYDGVEEVLQDSTPIMEKMEERYPDNPIVPSDPALAFISYLVEEYADEWVNKPMFHFRWWRDEDQIAVANGLSETLAPNASTEDRQKLSAQIRERMVPRLSFVGSNEQNKETIELSLTMLLESFEPILKKRPYLFGGIPSFGDFGLFAQLYCCTQQPTTDRLMESYPHVLKWINRMLDPSIEGTWADWDEVVQDFGTILKSQIAGLYLPWAISNQAALKDEKDDFSVDLLGREFKQDTVKYLGRSFAILKTRLQPLKGNEKLEQALLNNDCLAPLVGESW; this is encoded by the coding sequence ATGGCTGACAAACATTATCTCATATATGGATCTGAATATTCACCGTTCTCAGTCAAAGTCAGATCTTACTTTCGATTTAAAAATATTCCCCATGAATGGAGAGTAAGAACCAGAGATAATTTTCAGGAATTTCAAGAGCTCGCAAAGTTACCTCTCATTCCACTTGTTTATGATGGAGTAGAGGAGGTTCTTCAGGATAGCACCCCCATCATGGAAAAAATGGAGGAGAGATATCCAGATAACCCTATTGTTCCGAGTGATCCAGCTCTCGCTTTCATTTCCTATTTGGTGGAAGAATATGCAGATGAGTGGGTGAATAAACCGATGTTTCATTTCAGGTGGTGGCGTGATGAGGATCAGATCGCTGTTGCTAATGGACTCTCTGAAACACTTGCACCCAATGCTTCAACTGAGGATCGGCAAAAGCTAAGTGCTCAAATTCGGGAACGCATGGTTCCAAGGTTGAGTTTTGTTGGATCGAATGAACAAAACAAAGAAACAATTGAGCTATCTCTGACGATGTTGTTGGAGAGTTTTGAGCCGATTTTAAAGAAACGTCCTTATCTCTTTGGCGGAATTCCATCCTTTGGAGACTTTGGTCTATTTGCGCAGCTCTATTGTTGTACCCAACAACCAACGACAGATCGGTTGATGGAGAGTTACCCTCATGTTTTGAAGTGGATAAACCGAATGCTTGATCCATCCATCGAAGGGACGTGGGCAGACTGGGATGAAGTGGTTCAGGATTTTGGTACTATACTGAAATCCCAGATTGCAGGTCTTTATCTTCCCTGGGCTATTTCCAATCAGGCTGCTCTCAAGGACGAAAAAGACGACTTCTCAGTGGATTTATTGGGCCGCGAATTTAAACAGGATACCGTTAAGTATCTGGGGCGATCCTTTGCCATACTGAAAACCAGACTACAGCCGCTGAAAGGCAATGAGAAACTAGAGCAGGCGCTTCTGAACAACGACTGTCTTGCACCTTTGGTTGGTGAAAGTTGGTAG
- a CDS encoding M14 family metallopeptidase — protein MSIPQYFSATYSEARQKFLKACEKRGLVVENNLNPNAKGREGEELYMDVARLGPEDASKVLFVSSGTHGGEGFCGSGIQVALLEQNYLESLPEDVAVVFIHAINPYGFSHVRRVNEDNIDLNRNFRDFSEPLPDNGAYQEVHDMIVPADWDGPAREAAEKAIEAYIQKNGMPKYQAAVSGGQYIKPNGIFYGGSKPAWSNETLRAVTAKHAGNAAHVALLDIHTGLGPYGYGELIYVGDLDGIDRAMEWYDGEVTSHETGTSSSAPVTGTMNKGITESVPNATNTCVAIEYGTLELMEVLNSLRADNWLYAYGDVDSELGQKIKKQVRDAFYCDADDWKEMVWKRGIETIEKAIKGLAKS, from the coding sequence ATGTCCATACCACAGTATTTTTCCGCCACCTATTCAGAAGCAAGACAAAAATTTTTGAAGGCTTGTGAAAAGAGAGGGTTGGTTGTCGAAAACAACCTAAACCCAAACGCAAAAGGACGGGAAGGTGAAGAGCTCTATATGGATGTTGCGCGATTGGGCCCCGAAGATGCGTCAAAAGTCCTTTTCGTTAGCTCTGGCACCCATGGAGGCGAGGGTTTCTGTGGTTCAGGTATTCAAGTAGCTCTTTTAGAACAGAACTACCTTGAAAGCTTGCCTGAAGATGTCGCAGTCGTTTTTATTCACGCAATCAATCCCTATGGTTTCTCTCATGTCCGCCGTGTGAATGAAGATAATATTGACCTTAACAGGAATTTTCGGGATTTTTCTGAGCCCCTTCCCGACAATGGAGCCTATCAGGAAGTCCATGACATGATCGTGCCTGCTGACTGGGACGGTCCAGCCAGAGAAGCCGCCGAGAAAGCGATTGAGGCATATATCCAAAAGAATGGAATGCCTAAATACCAGGCTGCTGTATCAGGTGGTCAGTATATCAAACCAAATGGCATCTTTTATGGCGGCTCCAAGCCAGCCTGGAGCAATGAAACGCTTCGCGCCGTCACCGCCAAGCATGCAGGCAACGCAGCGCATGTGGCACTCCTTGATATCCACACAGGCCTTGGTCCCTACGGCTATGGTGAACTGATTTATGTTGGGGACCTAGATGGTATCGATCGGGCTATGGAATGGTATGATGGCGAAGTGACCTCCCATGAGACAGGAACGTCTTCATCAGCGCCGGTTACAGGAACGATGAACAAGGGTATCACTGAAAGTGTACCCAATGCCACTAACACCTGCGTTGCTATCGAGTATGGTACATTGGAGCTCATGGAAGTGCTGAACTCCTTAAGGGCAGATAATTGGCTTTATGCCTATGGAGACGTGGACAGCGAACTTGGTCAGAAAATCAAAAAACAGGTGAGAGACGCATTTTACTGTGATGCAGATGACTGGAAAGAAATGGTCTGGAAGCGTGGAATTGAAACGATTGAAAAAGCAATCAAGGGGTTAGCAAAAAGCTAG
- a CDS encoding ABC transporter ATP-binding protein: MELLNIKDLQIEFPSRRGTVKAVKGVSLTVRPGEVLGVVGESGAGKSTIGNAVIGLLEPPGRVSGGDVYLKGEQINNLDKEAIRKIRGRRIGMIFQDPLTSLDPLQTIEQQLVETIDLHLKLGPQKSLERAIELLDQVGIPDPAERIKHYPHQFSGGMRQRVVIALALCAEPEVIIADEPTTALDVSIQAQILELMRKLCREKQVGMLIITHDMGVIADITDRVAVMYRGDLVEEGTTAKILGNPDHPYTKSLISAVPRPDVRLHRFPMVNYIEKEEDRKKDFDISTHWLGKAQNFDEIKGPLVSVENLVMKFITKDSIFKSKRKFFTAVDHVTFDIKQGEVFGVVGESGSGKSTVARMICGLYRPASGAVRFGETDLTQIKSQTELDYYRRQMQMIFQDPFSSLNGRMRVLDIVAEPIRFHKLASTNAEVESIVLDLLEHVGLGRKAGMRYPHEFSGGQRQRISIARALATRPRFLICDEPTSALDVSIQAQILNLLKDLQEELGLTMLFISHDLPVIRQMCDRVGVMKSGKLVEVAETEELFENPKAPYTQELLSLMPKLDNLDHTGLDIEKE; the protein is encoded by the coding sequence ATGGAATTATTAAATATTAAAGATCTCCAAATTGAATTTCCAAGCCGCAGGGGAACAGTAAAGGCCGTTAAAGGTGTAAGCTTGACTGTTCGTCCAGGTGAAGTTCTTGGTGTTGTTGGCGAGTCCGGTGCAGGTAAGTCAACTATTGGGAACGCGGTTATTGGATTGCTGGAACCTCCTGGGCGTGTGTCCGGTGGGGATGTGTACCTCAAGGGTGAACAGATCAACAATCTGGACAAAGAGGCTATTCGGAAAATTCGTGGCCGCCGCATTGGTATGATTTTCCAGGATCCTCTAACGTCTTTGGATCCTTTGCAGACGATCGAGCAACAACTTGTCGAAACCATTGATCTGCATTTGAAGCTTGGACCTCAGAAATCACTGGAAAGAGCTATCGAGCTACTGGATCAGGTAGGTATTCCAGATCCAGCTGAACGGATTAAGCATTATCCGCATCAGTTTTCAGGTGGTATGCGCCAACGGGTTGTGATTGCCTTAGCCCTTTGTGCCGAACCTGAGGTAATTATTGCCGATGAGCCGACTACAGCCTTGGATGTGTCTATTCAGGCTCAGATCCTCGAACTGATGAGGAAGCTGTGTCGCGAGAAACAGGTTGGGATGCTCATCATTACCCACGACATGGGTGTGATTGCAGACATCACTGACCGGGTAGCTGTGATGTATCGCGGTGATTTGGTGGAAGAGGGGACCACTGCAAAAATCCTCGGAAACCCTGATCACCCATATACAAAAAGTTTGATCAGTGCCGTTCCGCGTCCTGATGTACGGCTGCACCGCTTTCCAATGGTGAACTACATTGAGAAAGAGGAAGACCGGAAAAAGGACTTCGATATCTCGACCCACTGGTTGGGTAAGGCCCAGAATTTTGATGAAATCAAAGGACCGTTAGTTTCAGTAGAGAACCTGGTGATGAAATTCATCACAAAGGATTCTATCTTTAAGAGCAAACGGAAGTTTTTCACTGCCGTAGATCACGTCACATTTGATATCAAACAGGGCGAAGTCTTTGGTGTTGTTGGTGAAAGTGGTAGTGGTAAGTCTACAGTAGCTCGGATGATTTGTGGACTATATCGCCCAGCTAGCGGTGCTGTTCGCTTCGGCGAAACTGATCTCACGCAGATCAAGTCACAAACAGAGCTAGACTATTATCGTCGGCAAATGCAGATGATCTTCCAGGACCCATTTTCTTCGCTGAACGGTCGGATGCGGGTGCTGGATATTGTTGCAGAGCCTATTCGGTTCCATAAGCTTGCTTCAACTAATGCTGAAGTGGAATCTATTGTTCTGGATCTTCTGGAACATGTTGGCCTTGGCCGTAAAGCCGGTATGCGATACCCACACGAATTTTCTGGCGGTCAGCGTCAGCGAATTTCGATCGCTCGCGCATTGGCGACCCGCCCACGTTTCTTGATTTGTGATGAACCGACCTCAGCTTTGGACGTGTCCATTCAAGCACAGATCCTCAATCTTCTAAAAGATCTTCAGGAAGAATTGGGTCTTACCATGCTCTTTATCAGTCATGATTTGCCGGTTATCCGACAAATGTGTGACCGCGTCGGAGTGATGAAGTCGGGTAAACTGGTTGAGGTTGCAGAGACTGAAGAACTCTTTGAAAATCCAAAGGCTCCTTACACACAAGAACTGCTGTCCTTGATGCCAAAATTGGATAATCTGGATCATACAGGATTGGATATCGAAAAAGAGTGA
- a CDS encoding ABC transporter permease, translating to MDKAVETTRLERFLDSDIWHSFKTNPVAIVSFVITVIMLAAAIFAPFVAPHDPFDLAKIDIMDSSLPPVWMLEGDPRFLLGTDDQGRDILSTIIYGARISLLVGFASVIFSMIVGITLGLISGYAGGRVDAFIMRVADIQLSFPAILIALLIDGVARGIFPKELHEEISIYVLIFAIGISGWVQYARTVRGSTLVEKGKEYVQAARVIGIRPVTILHRHILPNVMGPVMVIATIHLAVAVITEATLSFLGVGVPPTTPSLGTLIRIGNEYLFSGEWWITIFPGAALLILVLAVNLLGDWMRDALNPKLR from the coding sequence ATGGATAAAGCTGTAGAAACAACACGTCTCGAGCGTTTTCTCGATAGCGATATCTGGCACAGTTTCAAGACGAACCCAGTTGCCATTGTCTCTTTTGTGATCACCGTAATTATGCTGGCGGCTGCGATATTCGCTCCGTTCGTCGCACCGCATGATCCGTTTGATCTGGCTAAGATTGATATCATGGATTCGAGCCTACCTCCTGTATGGATGTTAGAAGGTGATCCACGTTTTCTCTTGGGGACAGATGATCAGGGCCGCGATATTCTCTCCACGATTATTTATGGAGCGCGGATTTCCTTGTTGGTCGGGTTTGCCTCTGTGATTTTTTCAATGATCGTTGGTATTACACTCGGACTTATCAGCGGTTATGCTGGTGGCCGGGTCGATGCATTTATCATGCGTGTGGCGGATATCCAATTGTCATTTCCTGCCATTTTGATTGCTCTGCTGATTGATGGTGTCGCGCGCGGTATTTTCCCGAAAGAGCTTCATGAAGAAATTTCCATTTACGTTTTGATCTTTGCGATCGGAATTTCCGGTTGGGTGCAGTATGCGCGGACAGTCCGTGGCTCTACTCTTGTAGAGAAAGGTAAGGAATATGTTCAGGCAGCTCGTGTTATTGGTATTCGTCCAGTCACGATCTTGCACCGTCATATTCTTCCAAATGTGATGGGACCGGTCATGGTTATTGCTACCATTCATTTGGCGGTTGCTGTGATTACAGAGGCAACTTTGTCATTCCTGGGTGTTGGTGTTCCACCAACCACTCCCTCGCTTGGGACGTTGATCCGAATTGGTAACGAGTATTTGTTCTCTGGTGAATGGTGGATCACGATCTTTCCTGGTGCGGCACTTCTCATTCTAGTCTTGGCAGTGAATCTGTTGGGTGACTGGATGCGTGATGCCCTAAATCCGAAACTGCGTTAA
- a CDS encoding ABC transporter permease, translating into MVTFLFKRLLQSFIVMFTVALIAFSMFRFVGDPINNMVGQDTTQAEREVLREKLGLNDPFIVQFGRFAANAAVGDFGNSYKFKIPVRDMILERMPATLELAFVSAILALLIGIPFGVYTALRRNGFWSKVVMTMSLVGVSLPTFLIGILLILFFGVILRWLPTFGRGDVVDLGFWTTGFLTWSGIQSLILPSITLALFQMTLIMRLVRAEMLEVLRTDFVKFARARGLPDRSVHFKHALKNTLVPVITITGLQLGSLIAFAIITESVFQWPGMGLMFVQAISDVDIPIMAAYLVLIAFFFVVINMIVDILYFAVDPRLRTKDGS; encoded by the coding sequence ATGGTCACATTTTTGTTCAAGCGATTGTTGCAGTCATTCATTGTGATGTTCACTGTCGCGCTAATCGCTTTCTCAATGTTCCGGTTCGTTGGTGATCCGATCAACAATATGGTTGGTCAGGACACGACTCAAGCCGAACGGGAAGTTCTCAGAGAAAAGTTGGGGTTGAATGATCCTTTTATCGTCCAATTTGGACGATTTGCAGCAAATGCTGCTGTTGGAGATTTCGGAAATTCCTACAAATTTAAAATTCCCGTTAGAGACATGATCTTAGAGCGGATGCCCGCAACTTTGGAACTGGCATTTGTTTCGGCCATTTTGGCGTTGTTAATTGGAATTCCCTTTGGGGTTTATACAGCCCTCAGGCGAAATGGGTTTTGGTCTAAAGTCGTCATGACCATGTCCCTGGTCGGGGTGTCTCTTCCTACATTCCTGATCGGTATTCTTTTAATTCTTTTCTTTGGTGTGATTTTAAGGTGGTTACCAACCTTCGGCCGGGGTGACGTGGTTGATCTTGGCTTTTGGACCACAGGCTTCCTCACCTGGTCTGGTATTCAGTCTCTAATCTTGCCATCAATTACATTGGCATTGTTCCAGATGACATTGATCATGCGTCTGGTAAGAGCAGAGATGCTTGAAGTTTTGAGAACTGATTTCGTTAAGTTTGCAAGAGCAAGGGGACTTCCTGATCGCTCTGTTCACTTTAAGCATGCGCTCAAAAATACACTTGTGCCGGTGATTACAATTACGGGTCTTCAGCTTGGCTCCTTGATCGCCTTTGCGATTATTACGGAAAGTGTATTCCAGTGGCCAGGTATGGGTTTGATGTTTGTTCAGGCGATATCTGACGTGGATATTCCGATTATGGCGGCATATCTGGTTCTCATCGCCTTCTTCTTTGTAGTGATTAATATGATTGTGGATATTCTGTATTTCGCGGTAGATCCTCGTTTGCGGACTAAGGACGGATCGTAA
- a CDS encoding ABC transporter substrate-binding protein, producing MKLRHGFLAAAAAATLALSAPVAKAETFKFAFQGNLSSLDPHSLNETFLLGTLGNIYEGLVLYDDNLAAVPGLAESWETIEPTKWKFNLRKGVKFHNGNAFTADDVVFSWKRALSEGSDQIARASKIKNIEVVDDHTIIIETPAPNPILTSDLAYIYIMDKEWSVENKTENATSASADNSGNYANLNENGTGPFVVVEHKADVKTTFKKFDGYWGTMKSNVTEVEFTPIKEAATRVAALISGELDLVYPVPVQDWNRLEEAAGVKPLAGPEARTIFLGMDQGRDELLYSNIKGKNPFKDVRVRQAFAHALNLDAIKKKVMRGASTPSGLMVAPQINGHIPELNTPYAYDPAKSKELLAEAGYPDGFEVTMDCPNNRYVNDEKICQAVVSMLAKVGVKVDLLAQPKSKYFGKVLATGGYDTSFYLLGWTPGTMDAENVFSSLITCQNKEAKKGMFNLGNYCNPEVDALAEKIGSETDQAKRNAMIKEAFSIVQKEYGYLPLHQQPLSWGVKDGVTVNQRADNVLDFRYVVVN from the coding sequence ATGAAATTGCGTCATGGATTTTTAGCAGCAGCTGCAGCTGCCACACTGGCATTGTCTGCGCCTGTAGCTAAAGCGGAGACGTTCAAATTTGCTTTCCAGGGGAACTTGAGTTCCTTGGATCCGCATTCCTTGAACGAAACCTTCCTTTTGGGAACACTCGGTAACATCTATGAAGGTCTTGTCCTTTATGATGATAACCTTGCTGCTGTTCCTGGACTTGCAGAGTCCTGGGAGACAATTGAGCCAACTAAATGGAAGTTCAACCTGCGTAAAGGTGTAAAGTTCCATAACGGTAATGCTTTTACTGCTGATGACGTTGTATTCTCTTGGAAACGTGCCTTGAGCGAAGGGTCTGACCAGATTGCTCGCGCTTCCAAAATCAAAAACATCGAAGTTGTCGATGATCACACAATCATCATCGAAACACCTGCGCCAAACCCAATCCTGACCTCAGACCTTGCTTATATCTACATCATGGATAAGGAATGGTCTGTAGAAAATAAGACAGAAAACGCGACTAGTGCTTCTGCCGATAATTCAGGTAACTACGCGAACCTAAATGAAAATGGCACAGGTCCATTCGTGGTCGTTGAACATAAAGCGGACGTGAAGACAACATTCAAAAAGTTCGACGGCTATTGGGGGACAATGAAGTCTAACGTCACTGAAGTTGAGTTTACGCCTATTAAAGAAGCTGCAACTCGTGTTGCTGCTCTGATTTCAGGTGAATTGGATCTGGTATACCCAGTTCCTGTTCAGGACTGGAACCGTCTGGAAGAAGCTGCTGGCGTTAAGCCACTTGCTGGTCCAGAGGCGCGTACAATCTTCCTTGGAATGGATCAGGGACGTGATGAGCTTCTCTATTCCAACATTAAGGGTAAGAACCCATTCAAGGACGTTCGTGTTCGTCAGGCATTCGCACATGCTCTGAACCTGGATGCAATCAAGAAGAAAGTTATGCGCGGCGCATCAACTCCTTCTGGTTTGATGGTTGCACCTCAAATCAATGGTCATATTCCTGAGCTGAATACTCCATACGCATACGATCCTGCTAAATCCAAAGAACTTCTGGCTGAAGCCGGATATCCAGATGGATTTGAAGTGACTATGGACTGCCCGAATAACCGTTATGTAAATGACGAAAAAATCTGTCAGGCAGTTGTGTCTATGCTGGCTAAAGTTGGTGTTAAAGTTGACCTGCTTGCGCAACCTAAATCCAAATACTTTGGTAAGGTTCTGGCAACAGGTGGTTACGACACAAGCTTCTACCTTCTCGGCTGGACACCAGGTACTATGGATGCCGAAAACGTCTTCTCTTCTCTGATCACATGTCAGAACAAAGAAGCCAAAAAAGGTATGTTCAACCTGGGTAACTACTGTAACCCAGAAGTTGACGCACTGGCTGAGAAGATCGGTTCAGAGACTGATCAGGCGAAACGGAATGCTATGATCAAAGAAGCATTCTCAATCGTTCAGAAAGAATACGGTTACCTGCCACTTCATCAGCAGCCTCTGTCTTGGGGTGTTAAAGATGGCGTTACTGTAAACCAGCGTGCTGATAACGTACTTGATTTCCGCTATGTGGTAGTCAACTAA